Proteins encoded within one genomic window of Bacillus sp. 1NLA3E:
- a CDS encoding FtsX-like permease family protein, whose translation MTFNQVIWKMAKVQYKKYIFYYLCNSFAVMFFFMFSTVYFNNQIEKAKKLEGIQDALSIPGVALIVFTIFFISYAHNVFMKRRRSEFGLFMTLGMSHRDITRLLVFENGVIAVASIVSGLLAGAVFSRLFFMLLMSRVGLQDVSFHLNGKMFMYSLGAFLVVFLLAVGKSLFLTLESSVILSMKSNRVSETIKRRSPILGFLGLVIMVGSLLSLYVTYVESSGGFLPLWTLGVLLGLYITLSQFSSFLIKAAKKIPGFYFRRMLFLTSLDYKFKQLTSIVMLVSVMTMITIFYSTLLLTFYKSSETDAINNNPYDMAFYQTDTKNNLSKEELYAVLDQADHPIKEHLVIPIIAHYEKHPYAEGFQPYHFMSLDDFNKLTSGHAKLQGKEYLVYLNTEPENGNGNVEINQSLELSINNEKASYVYKEKVVQKTINLLPNTHEFIVINQNEFDILAATLNGYKSNLHLINVSDWKATAGAVEKLKEQFAAYNRSTAPIDDHRTEFSSEEELFHVASKIDDYFNNRNSSGIMFFVTTFLSIMFFFGTFILLYLNLFSEIEEEKSKYRKLYKIGMTLKEVKGNISSELLMIFFVPTMIGTVLAALYVIILSTDVGGIMNNLDILFHFFLISGIYLTIQIIYYFYLRNKMLNHLIS comes from the coding sequence ATGACATTTAATCAAGTCATTTGGAAGATGGCCAAGGTTCAATATAAAAAGTACATCTTTTATTATCTATGCAACAGTTTTGCTGTCATGTTTTTCTTTATGTTCTCAACCGTGTATTTCAACAACCAGATTGAGAAGGCAAAGAAGCTGGAGGGAATCCAGGATGCCTTGTCCATTCCGGGAGTTGCCCTGATTGTATTTACCATCTTCTTCATTAGCTATGCCCACAATGTTTTTATGAAAAGAAGAAGAAGTGAGTTCGGGCTTTTCATGACATTGGGCATGTCCCATCGCGATATTACAAGACTGCTCGTTTTCGAAAATGGGGTTATTGCTGTTGCTTCAATCGTATCTGGCTTGCTGGCTGGAGCCGTCTTCTCAAGATTATTTTTTATGCTGTTAATGAGCCGTGTCGGGCTTCAGGATGTTTCGTTCCATTTAAACGGAAAAATGTTCATGTACTCGCTTGGAGCTTTTTTGGTTGTTTTTTTACTCGCGGTTGGGAAATCGCTTTTTCTTACGCTTGAAAGCAGCGTGATCCTCAGCATGAAGAGTAACAGAGTTTCCGAAACGATAAAGAGGAGAAGTCCAATCCTCGGTTTTTTAGGTTTGGTCATAATGGTTGGATCCTTGCTGAGCCTGTATGTCACTTATGTAGAATCATCCGGAGGATTTTTGCCGTTATGGACACTCGGGGTTTTATTGGGTTTGTACATAACACTGAGCCAGTTTAGTAGTTTCTTGATCAAGGCTGCCAAAAAAATCCCCGGATTTTATTTTCGAAGGATGTTATTCTTAACAAGCCTTGATTATAAGTTTAAACAGCTTACGTCGATTGTCATGCTTGTTTCTGTCATGACCATGATTACGATCTTTTACAGCACCTTATTGCTTACGTTCTATAAGTCCTCCGAAACGGATGCCATTAACAATAATCCTTATGATATGGCCTTTTATCAGACTGATACGAAAAATAATCTGTCTAAAGAAGAACTGTATGCTGTACTTGACCAAGCGGATCACCCAATTAAAGAACATCTTGTCATTCCGATTATTGCGCACTATGAAAAGCATCCATATGCTGAAGGATTTCAACCTTATCATTTCATGTCACTGGACGATTTTAACAAATTAACTTCGGGTCATGCGAAATTGCAAGGTAAGGAATATCTCGTCTATTTAAACACTGAACCTGAAAATGGAAATGGAAATGTTGAAATTAATCAATCTCTCGAACTTTCAATTAATAACGAGAAGGCTAGCTATGTATATAAGGAGAAAGTGGTTCAAAAAACCATTAACCTATTGCCAAATACGCATGAATTTATCGTTATAAACCAAAACGAATTTGACATTCTGGCAGCCACCTTAAATGGGTATAAATCCAATCTTCATTTAATCAATGTGTCCGACTGGAAGGCAACAGCTGGAGCCGTAGAGAAATTAAAGGAACAATTCGCGGCATATAATCGTAGTACAGCCCCAATTGATGACCATCGCACTGAGTTTTCATCTGAAGAAGAGCTATTCCACGTTGCGTCCAAGATTGATGATTACTTCAACAACAGGAATTCCAGCGGCATCATGTTTTTCGTGACCACCTTTCTAAGCATCATGTTTTTCTTTGGTACTTTCATTCTTTTATACTTAAACCTTTTCTCAGAGATTGAGGAGGAAAAATCGAAATATCGAAAGCTGTATAAAATTGGGATGACGTTGAAGGAAGTTAAAGGGAATATCTCAAGTGAATTGTTAATGATCTTCTTTGTGCCTACAATGATCGGAACGGTGCTGGCAGCCCTTTACGTGATCATCTTGTCTACGGATGTTGGCGGGATTATGAATAACCTGGATATACTTTTTCACTTCTTTCTCATTTCCGGAATTTACCTAACCATCCAAATCATATACTACTTCTATTTAAGGAATAAAATGTTGAACCACTTAATTTCATGA
- a CDS encoding Cthe_2314 family HEPN domain-containing protein: MNIFDYAQYPTPEDWDILSKKKKESLDKINLTNDKRTHNGLDFLGIELSYWLKEFNNRVFDLVNNYVLLMFYFNKGIPDDEWYISPGKNGQSIEYFPHFEEKHYIYQYWFGFYMESYYTRFSGIFDAIYHLINVKYKFEIPEKLGFRKEVLQKLKNKDDCLYNFLNDIPNNNIYKEVSDLRNNIAHNFRSNQVDSGYNKKKNPDGSVIITMTVGNYTTTSEFVRNIEESIDFLADVIDEVRDKVKEEA, translated from the coding sequence ATGAATATCTTTGATTATGCACAATATCCTACACCAGAAGATTGGGATATTTTAAGTAAGAAAAAGAAAGAATCACTGGACAAAATTAATCTTACAAATGACAAGAGGACTCATAATGGATTGGATTTTCTCGGAATAGAGCTTAGTTATTGGCTAAAAGAATTTAACAATAGAGTTTTTGATCTAGTTAACAATTACGTTCTTTTAATGTTTTATTTTAATAAGGGAATCCCTGATGATGAGTGGTATATTTCACCTGGTAAAAATGGACAGAGTATCGAGTACTTCCCTCATTTTGAAGAAAAGCATTATATATATCAATATTGGTTTGGCTTTTATATGGAGAGTTACTATACAAGGTTTTCAGGGATATTTGATGCGATTTATCATTTAATCAATGTAAAATATAAATTCGAAATTCCTGAAAAATTGGGGTTTAGAAAAGAAGTTTTACAAAAACTTAAAAATAAAGACGATTGTCTTTATAATTTCCTAAATGATATTCCTAATAACAATATATATAAGGAAGTATCTGATTTGCGAAATAACATTGCACATAACTTTAGATCCAACCAAGTCGATTCAGGATACAATAAGAAAAAAAATCCGGATGGGTCGGTAATTATAACTATGACAGTAGGTAATTACACTACTACTTCAGAATTTGTGCGGAATATTGAGGAAAGCATAGACTTTCTTGCAGATGTTATTGATGAGGTTAGGGATAAAGTTAAGGAAGAAGCTTAA
- a CDS encoding YokU family protein → MEIICEWCGGNASCGESTVYWELPDGSRAIEITMTPATICQECDMVYQPDNIIKEIEDQLFLVDTKLFGNSINFKELMTLPRLLKRNYFNFSSK, encoded by the coding sequence ATGGAGATTATATGTGAGTGGTGTGGAGGAAACGCAAGCTGCGGTGAGAGCACGGTTTACTGGGAGCTGCCAGATGGATCAAGGGCGATCGAAATTACGATGACACCAGCGACTATCTGCCAGGAATGTGACATGGTGTACCAGCCCGACAATATCATTAAAGAAATTGAAGATCAATTGTTTTTAGTAGATACAAAGCTATTCGGAAATTCAATCAATTTTAAGGAATTAATGACATTACCTAGATTATTGAAGAGAAATTATTTTAATTTTTCTTCTAAATGA